A window of Variovorax paradoxus EPS genomic DNA:
CAAGAGGCCGCAGGCGCGGATGAAGCTCACCACCTCTTTCAGGTCGGCCGACTTGGGGAGGAAAGCGCTGGCGCCCAGCGCGAGCACGCCCTGCGCCAGCGTGCTGTTGCCCGTGCCGGACAGCACCACGATGCGCGCCGCCGGAAAGCGCAGCCGAAATTCCGCCAGGCCGCTCAATCCGTGGGTGTCGGGCAGCGCCAGGTCGAGCAGCACGAGGCCGATGGCGGATTGGTGGGCTTCGTACAGCGCGAGGGCGTCGGTGACGTTGCCGGCCTCGAAGACCTCGATGCGCCCGCCCGAAGAGCTGGCCTGCGCCTGCACCAGCGCACAGACCCCCAGGCGGAGCAGATCGTGGTCGTCCACGACCAGGATCGCGGTCGGTGCGCGAACTGGAAGACCCGCCCCGGCTGTCTCTGGCGGAGGCGTGGAAGAAGAATCGAAGGGAGCCACGCGTTTGATCTTAGCGGGGCAAAGGGCCGGCGACAGTGCCCTAAGTCATGCCGCGACGCACCCACTGGGCCGGAATTGCTACTTTTTCAGTAGCATTCGCAGCGCTTGCCCGCACTTGCCATCTGCCAGTGCCGTGGGCACCATCGAACTTTCGCCGCCGCATCGAACGGCGCTTCTTCAGGAGACTCAGGATGATGCACACCGCTGCCGCCCCGCTGGCTTCGAGCGACCGCAAGGTCGACCGGCTGCTCGCGCACTACGAGGAAAGCCACCGCAATCCGACCAACGAGCTGATCCACTACATCGCCATCCCGACCATCATGCTGAGCATCGTCGGGCTGCTTTTCGCGATTCACCCGTGGGTGGCCTATGTTTTCGTGGCTGCGAGCCTCGTCTATTACGCGCTGCTGCGCTCAGCGGCCTTCCTGGTGACGATGCTGGTGCTCACCGCGCTGGCCCTGGCGCTGGTGCATGCGATGGGCGGGCTCGTCTTGCCGATTTCAGCCGCCATCTTTGTCGTGGCGTGGATATTCCAGTTCGTGGGCCACAAGATCGAGGGCAAGAAACCGTCGTTCTTCGAAGACATCCAATATCTCTGGGTCGGCCCGCTGTTCGTTTTGTCGAAGCTGTTCCTGAAGATGGGCGTGCGTTGGTAGCTGCCGGTTTTCAGCTGCGCCGCGTGGGTTGCATGCGCATTGCCCTCGTCGGAAAACAGCAACCAGAGCACCACGACGACGGTGACGAGGCCCAGTCGGAGTTGGCTGCTCGTCCGGCGTCGGATGGCTGGTGCGATGTAGATGAAGCCGTCATCCCACAAGCGCAGCAGGGTCCGCTCACTCATCGCATGAACGCCTTGCTGTGAATCCGAAGACCGGAGGATTCTCTGCAATGGCCGCACGGCGCCTTCCCGCGAGGGCCCGCGCCTAGTTCTTCCGCACGTTCCAGTACAGGACGGCTGGCGATGGCAACAGTCCACTCACCACGCCACGGCGCACCGCGGCGAGCGCCTTGCCTTCGCCCAGCGGAGCGATCACGCCGCCTTCGAGTGCGCGCAGCTGGATTCGCGTGGCGATGTCCTTGCGCCTGACGAGATCTGTCGTCTCGATGAACTGCGACTTCAGTGCTTCCAGTTCCGGATCGGTCGGCCAGCCGAAGAAGCCCCTGTCACCGCTTCCGGTCAGCGCGGTGTAGGTGATCGGGTTGCTGGCATCCACGCCGCCCCAGAAGGTGATGAAGGCATTCCAGCCGCCGTTCTCCGGCAGGTCTTTCTTGGCTCGGCGCGTCACGAGCGTGGCCCAGTCGGTGGTCTGCACGTCGACGTTGAAGCCCACCTGCTTGAGCAACTGTCCGTAGACGGCGGGCATCTTGTTCAACGCCGGCACGTCGCCCGGCAGCAGGATGACGACGGGCTTGCCGTCGTAGCCCGATTCCTTCAGCAGCTTGCGGGCCTCCTCGAACTGCGGCTTGCCGGTGAAGAAGCCCGTCTTGTCGCTCGCATAGACCGAGCCGCACAGGTAGATCGAGGTGCAGGGCTTGTAGAAGTCGCGTACGGTGACCTGCGCGCGCAGCATGGCTTCCTGGTTGATGGCGAGCATGGCCGCCTTCAGCGCCTTCGGGTTGTTGAAGGGCTCGACCTTGTGGTTGTAGATCACGGTGAACGGCCCTGCGGGCATCACGTCGACCAGCTCGATTTTCTCGCTGGCGCGCATGTCGGCGTAGCGAGAGAGAGGCGCGATCTCGAGCATGTCGACCTCGCCGTTCAGCAGGGCGTTGACCTGCGTCTGCAGATCGCGCAGCAACACCCATTCGACGCGGTCCAGGTTCACCACCTTGCCGCCGGCGAGGCCCGAAGGTGCCTCCTTGCGCGGCACGTAGGCGGCGTTCCTGCGATAGATCACGCGGTCGCCGGGGCGAAAGTCCGCCTTTGCGAGCGTGAAGGGGCCGGAGCCGATCAGCTCGTCGATCTGCTTGTCGGCGGGCGTCTCGGCCACGCGCCTGGGCATGATGAACGGCACTGGCGGACTGGGCTTGCCCAGCGCGTCGAGCACGACACCGAAGGGCTGCTTGAAGCTCATGCGAAAGCCGTCGGGGCCTTCCGCGGCGATGCTGTCCATGGCCTCGTACATCTTCTGGCCGAGCGCGTCGCGCTTGGCCCAGCGGGCGAGCGAGCCAATGACGTCCTGCGAAGTGACGGGCGCGCC
This region includes:
- a CDS encoding response regulator transcription factor, with the translated sequence MAPFDSSSTPPPETAGAGLPVRAPTAILVVDDHDLLRLGVCALVQAQASSSGGRIEVFEAGNVTDALALYEAHQSAIGLVLLDLALPDTHGLSGLAEFRLRFPAARIVVLSGTGNSTLAQGVLALGASAFLPKSADLKEVVSFIRACGLLDPDAADNPPPTVPKALTGYAEFAHASAWQELTPRQMQVLQWVLEGKANKEIAQLANLSEGTVKNHVSTILLLFGMRSRAQLISTLH
- a CDS encoding DUF962 domain-containing protein translates to MMHTAAAPLASSDRKVDRLLAHYEESHRNPTNELIHYIAIPTIMLSIVGLLFAIHPWVAYVFVAASLVYYALLRSAAFLVTMLVLTALALALVHAMGGLVLPISAAIFVVAWIFQFVGHKIEGKKPSFFEDIQYLWVGPLFVLSKLFLKMGVRW
- a CDS encoding ABC transporter substrate-binding protein, whose amino-acid sequence is MANSLSLRRAFTAALPALCLAFSATASADTVLRTVPSSDLKILDPIWTTSNSTRNHGLMIYDTLFGMDEKGAIKPQMVEKYTASADNKVWTFTLRPGLKFHDGAPVTSQDVIGSLARWAKRDALGQKMYEAMDSIAAEGPDGFRMSFKQPFGVVLDALGKPSPPVPFIMPRRVAETPADKQIDELIGSGPFTLAKADFRPGDRVIYRRNAAYVPRKEAPSGLAGGKVVNLDRVEWVLLRDLQTQVNALLNGEVDMLEIAPLSRYADMRASEKIELVDVMPAGPFTVIYNHKVEPFNNPKALKAAMLAINQEAMLRAQVTVRDFYKPCTSIYLCGSVYASDKTGFFTGKPQFEEARKLLKESGYDGKPVVILLPGDVPALNKMPAVYGQLLKQVGFNVDVQTTDWATLVTRRAKKDLPENGGWNAFITFWGGVDASNPITYTALTGSGDRGFFGWPTDPELEALKSQFIETTDLVRRKDIATRIQLRALEGGVIAPLGEGKALAAVRRGVVSGLLPSPAVLYWNVRKN